The Nocardioides campestrisoli genome includes a window with the following:
- the nusB gene encoding transcription antitermination factor NusB: MSARSKARKRALDVLYASEMRSESPVAALERAVEQGEGPTNDYTSVLVHGVWENRERIDEVLRRYAEGWTLERMPAVDRNVLRLGVYEVLFVDDVPDAVAVSEAMALVRDLSTDDSPSFVNGVLGNIVRHKDALD; encoded by the coding sequence ATGTCGGCACGCAGCAAGGCACGCAAGCGGGCGCTGGACGTCCTGTACGCCTCCGAGATGCGCTCGGAGTCCCCGGTGGCCGCGCTCGAGCGCGCCGTCGAGCAGGGCGAGGGACCCACGAACGACTACACCTCGGTGCTGGTCCACGGGGTCTGGGAGAACCGCGAGCGGATCGACGAGGTGCTGCGCCGGTACGCCGAGGGGTGGACGCTGGAGCGGATGCCGGCCGTGGACCGCAACGTCCTGCGGCTCGGGGTCTACGAGGTGCTCTTCGTCGACGACGTGCCGGACGCGGTCGCGGTGAGCGAGGCGATGGCCCTGGTGCGCGACCTGTCGACCGACGACTCGCCGAGCTTCGTCAACGGCGTGCTGGGCAACATCGTCCGGCACAAGGACGCGCTCGACTGA
- the efp gene encoding elongation factor P yields MATTNDLKNGMVLNIDGQLWSVVEFQHVKPGKGPAFVRTKLKNVESGKSVDKTFNAGTKVETANVDKRTMQYLYNDGTSYVFMDTQSYEQLEVPPEVVGDAKNFMLENQDAIVATNDGRVLYIELPASVELLIAETEPGLQGDRSTGGTKPATLETGHVIQVPLFITSGEKVKVDTRDSSYLGRVKS; encoded by the coding sequence ATGGCAACGACGAACGACCTCAAGAACGGCATGGTCCTCAACATCGACGGACAGCTCTGGTCCGTGGTGGAGTTCCAGCACGTCAAGCCCGGCAAGGGCCCGGCGTTCGTGCGGACCAAGCTGAAGAACGTCGAGTCCGGCAAGAGCGTCGACAAGACCTTCAACGCGGGCACCAAGGTGGAGACCGCGAACGTCGACAAGCGCACCATGCAGTACCTCTACAACGACGGCACCTCCTACGTCTTCATGGACACCCAGTCCTACGAGCAGCTCGAGGTCCCGCCGGAGGTCGTCGGCGACGCCAAGAACTTCATGCTGGAGAACCAGGACGCCATCGTGGCCACCAACGACGGCCGCGTCCTCTACATCGAGCTGCCGGCCTCGGTCGAGCTGCTGATCGCCGAGACCGAGCCGGGTCTGCAGGGCGACCGCTCGACCGGTGGCACCAAGCCGGCCACCCTGGAGACCGGCCACGTCATCCAGGTGCCGCTGTTCATCACCTCCGGGGAGAAGGTCAAGGTCGACACCCGCGACTCGTCCTACCTCGGCCGGGTCAAGAGCTGA
- a CDS encoding type II 3-dehydroquinate dehydratase, with product MPRQVLVLNGPNLGRLGRRQPEIYGTTTHAELADLCRSWGAELGLAVEVRQTNHEGELLDWLNQAADDRVPVVLNAAAWTHYSLALYDACAQLEAPLVEVHISDPKSRPEAFRHTSFVEPHAAATVAGRGVEGYRDALAWLAAHA from the coding sequence GTGCCGCGGCAGGTGCTCGTGCTCAACGGCCCCAACCTGGGCCGGCTGGGACGCCGGCAGCCGGAGATCTACGGCACGACCACCCACGCCGAGCTCGCCGACCTCTGCCGCTCCTGGGGTGCGGAGCTGGGTCTGGCGGTCGAGGTGCGGCAGACCAACCACGAGGGCGAGCTGCTGGACTGGCTCAACCAGGCCGCCGACGACCGCGTCCCCGTGGTGCTCAACGCCGCGGCGTGGACGCACTACTCGCTGGCGCTCTACGACGCCTGCGCGCAGCTCGAGGCGCCGCTGGTCGAGGTGCACATCTCCGACCCGAAGAGCCGGCCCGAGGCGTTCCGGCACACCTCGTTCGTGGAGCCGCACGCGGCCGCCACGGTGGCCGGTCGTGGGGTCGAGGGGTACCGGGACGCCCTCGCCTGGCTCGCAGCGCACGCCTGA